The Amblyomma americanum isolate KBUSLIRL-KWMA chromosome 3, ASM5285725v1, whole genome shotgun sequence genome window below encodes:
- the LOC144125225 gene encoding FERM domain-containing protein 5-like, with the protein MFKLGSKKDVNTEYKCTIRLLDDSEVLQCDFQHLCKGQYILDYVCNALNLLEKDYFGLRYVDSHKQRHWLDLTKPVIKQVKGMNPIVFCFRVKFYPQDPFRLKEEITRYQIFLQLRRDLLHGRLYCPPNDSALLAALVIQSELGDYDSEEHGDNYVSEFKLLLKQTPRLEEKIAEIHQQQLRGQVPAMAEANFLRKACLLDTYGVDPHPVKDHKGNQLYLGINYAGILTFQGSRKTHHFKWPDIQKINYEGKMFIIHLMFPEKKHLMGFKCPTQSACHHLWKCAVEQCYFFTMPSSSEVPSVTTGGGFFSRGSRLRYSGRVEREVMDDMKNIRRDPPQFQRTLTRPPSFRQKTAASTTMAPPLSPSRLLNEDSPLRDSVGPVTNQQQTQQPPISMESGDGFPVDEQPKRMGTPLELLDSGESGEENGTTVLRPPNHDLHVDLTPTRNTPVADDEDGNTPDTPTSDMAFDPQPTPDYEPERESQEPAFVTPQPSPRVMLVAWLVVPLLLLLFLLIILMEWDWAPLADMQRLPELVLLRKQYYEPTRDAIGTWISALFGPR; encoded by the exons CATCTCTGCAAAGGCCAATACATACTTGACTATGTGTGCAATGCCCTGAACCTTTTGGAGAAGGACTACTTTGGCCTCAGATATGTCGATAGTCACAAGCAGCGG CACTGGCTGGATCTCACAAAACCGGTGATAAAGCAGGTGAAAG GTATGAATCCCATCGTTTTCTGCTTCCGTGTCAAGTTCTATCCTCAAGACCCCTTCCGGCTCAAGGAAGAAATAACGAG gtACCAGATTTTTCTTCAATTGAGAAGAGATCTGCTTCATGGACGCCTCTATTGCCCTCCAAATGACTCTGCTTTGCTTGCCGCTTTGGTGATTCAGT CTGAACTTGGAGATTATGACAGTGAGGAACATGGGGACAACTATGTCTCTGAGTTCAAGCTCCTTCTGAAACAGACCCCTCGTCTTGAGGAAAAGATCGCCGAGATTCACCAGCAGCAACTCAG AGGCCAAGTGCCAGCCATGGCAGAGGCCAACTTTCTGCGCAAGGCTTGCCTCCTTGACACATATGGTGTTGACCCACATCCTGTCAAG GACCACAAAGGAAATCAGTTGTACCTGGGCATCAATTATGCAGGCATCCTTACCTTCCAAGGCAGTCGCAAGACCCATCACTTCAAGTG GCCTGACATCCAGAAAATCAACTATGAAGGGAAGATGTTCATCATTCACCTGATGTTTCCTGAG AAGAAGCATCTGATGGGCTTCAAGTGTCCTACTCAGTCTGCCTGCCATCACCTGTGGAAGTGTGCTGTTGAGCAGTGCTATTTTTTCAC CATGCCTTCATCAAGCGAGGTGCCATCTGTGACCACTGGGGGCGGATTCTTCTCACGAGGTTCTCGGCTGCGGTACAG CGGCCGAGTGGAGCGAGAAGTTATGGATGACATGAAGAACATTCGAAGAGACCCGCCCCAGTTCCAAAGGACATTAACACGGCCGCCATCATTCCGGCAGAAAACTGCTGCATCAACAACAATGGCACCTCCACTCTCACCATCCAGGCTGCTTAATGAGGATTCACCGTTGCGAGACTCTG TTGGGCCGGTGACAAACCAACAGCAAACACAGCAGCCTCCCATATCGATGGAGTCTGGTGACGGATTTCCCGTTGACGAACAGCCAAAGCGGATGGGTACACCACTTGAGCTCCTTGACTCTGGCGAGTCGGGCGAAGAGAATGGTACCACTGTGCTGCGACCTCCGAACCATGACCTCCACGTTGACCTGACCCCAACAAGAAACACACCTGTTGCGGATGACGAAGATGGCAACACACCAGACACACCCACTTCAGACATGGCATTCGACCCGCAGCCAACACCAGACTACGAGCCCGAACGTGAAAGCCAGGAGCCAGCCTTTGTGACGCCGCAACCGTCACCACGAGTTATGCTTGTGGCATGgcttgttgtgccgctgctgctgcttctctttcTGCTAATAATTCTGATGGAGTGGGACTGGGCCCCCCTTGCCGACATGCAGAGGCTGCCAGAGCTGGTCTTGCTTCGAAAGCAGTACTACGAACCCACCAGGGATGCAATAGGTACTTGGATCAGCGCCCTTTTCGGCCCACGCTGA